In the genome of Psychrilyobacter piezotolerans, the window ACGGGGAAAATTTTCAACTCACAAAAAATTTGGAGAGGCAGAAGCTATATTAATAGGGGATGCACTCCTAACCCATGCTTTTAATCTGATAACCAGGGAAGATATTGAACCATCTAAAATAGTGGAATTGATTAAATTAACCTCTAGTTATGCAGGGGTAAATGGGATGATCGGCGGACAGATGGTAGACATTGAATCTGAGGGGAAAGAGATCGATCTTCCCACACTGCAGTATATCCATACCCATAAAACAGGTAAATTGTTGATGCTGCCGGTGGAGTGTGCCTGTATAATTGCAGGGGCAGGGGACGAAAGAAGGGAAGTTTTAAAAAGATATGCAGAATTAATTGGATTGGCTTTCCAGATAAAGGATGATATTTTAGATATCGAGGGAACTTTTGAGGAGATAGGAAAACCGGTTGGAAGCGACAGAGAACTCCTGAAATCTACCTATCCGTCGATCTTTGGAATGGAAAAAACCAAGGAAATTTTGGATGAAAAAGTAGAAGAAGCCAAGCGGCTAATGTTTGATGCCTTTGGAGAAGAGGCAAAGTGGCACATGAAACTGGCTGATTATATAGGGAATAGGAGAAAATAAAACTAGGGATCACGAGTTGTGATCCCTAGTTTTATTTTGAAAAGAATTATATGTGAAAACTATATCTAAAATATCGAAAATTAAAATGTTTTAATCTGTTACAGAACACTTATTGTGGTTATTGGACTCTAGAAGAGGGGTGAAATTTTTTTTAAAATATTGTAATTATTTCTTGACGTAATATAAAAAATATGTGAATATATAACTGTGCAAAGATTCACTTAGATGAAAAAATGGAAGTATAAACACAGGAAGTTTAAATTTAAGGGGGTGAAAATTTAATGAGTATGAAAAATTTCAAGTTTGTTCTGAAAATGGCTGTAGGAGCTCCTTCTAAATCAATTGTAAAGATAGATGAGGAAGTGAAGAGGGGTCAGTGTATAGCTGAACCAATTTCATTGGGGTGTAAAATACATTCAAGTGTTAACGGTGTAGTGAAAAAAATAACCGATTCTTATATAGAAATTCAACAAACCGAAGAAAATTCAAATGATTATTTAAAAATAAAAGAATGTGAAACTATTTCTGAATATGCATTTGAAGCAGGAATAGTAGGATCAGGAGGGGCAGGGTTCCCTAGTCACATTAAATTATCTACAAAACTAAATGGGGGTTATGTATTAGCCAATGCAGCTGAGTGTGAACCTGTATTATCTCATAATGTGGAGTTAATGGAACAAAATCCGGAAATTGTAGTGAAGGGTGTTAAATATGCCATGGAATCTACAGGAGCTAAGATGGGTTATATTGCTATGAAGCCTAAGTATCTTAAAGCTGCCATGGCTATTGGTAAAGTTTTGAAAAACTATGAAAATATAGAGATAAAATGGTTACCGAATATGTATCCTGCTGGAGATGAAAGAGTAATTGTTAGAGAAGTTCTGGGAATAGAATTACAACCAGGAGAATTACCATCTAAAGCAGATGCTGTAGTATTTAATGTGGAAACGTTAAAGAACTTAGTATTGGCTGTAGAAGACAGAAAGCCTGTCATCGACAAAGATATTACAGTAGGCGGAAGAGTAGTAAACGCTGAAAAAGGTAAAGTTTTCACAGATGTTCCAATTGGAGCTACTGTAAAAGAATATATTGAAAAAAGTGGTGGCTACATACTTCCTTACGGAGAGATAGTTGCCGGAGGTCCATTCACTGGAAGTGCTATAACTGAAGATACATCAATAACTAAAACTACAGGTGGAATATTAGTGGCAATGCCGTATCCAAAAGATACGAGAAAAGTCGGAATAATCGCTTGTGAATGTGGAGCTGGAGAGGAAAGATTAACTGAAATAGCTCACGGTATGGGTGGAGAAGTAGTGGCAGAAGCCAAGTGTAAGAGGATGGTAGAAGTTAATGGCAGATATAGATGCGATAAGCCGGGAATTTGTCCAGGACAAGCAGAAAAAGTGTTATTCTTAAAGAGCCAAGGTGCAGAAGTAATAATAACAGGAACTTGCGAAGACTGAACGAATACAGTTATGACTGTAGCTCCTAGGTTAGGAGTACCTGTATATCATAGTACCGACCACATACTTCGTGGTGCAAGACACAAAATTTATAGAAGTAAGAAAAACTAAATATATATAGAGTTAACTTTTATGTTGATTCAATTTTAAAAGAAAATCAGGAGGGAAAAATGTCAATCACTGTAGAAACTGCAAAAGAACATGCAATGGATCACGCTGTAAGTTGTTGTAGATTTGAGGCTGGAACAATAATCGAGCCTTCAAATTTAGAGGACCCAGCAATATTCTTTGACTTAGAAGAGTCAGGGTTATTAAAATTTGATGAAAACTCATTAACAATAGGTGAGGTTTTAGGAGCAAAATTAATTAAAACAGCAGAAGCATTAACACCATTAACAGCTGATATGTTAGAGGGACTTAATGTACAAACTGAAGAGGTAAAAGAAGAAGTTAAGGAAGAAGTAGTAGGAACACCAACAGCAGCTACTGAAGCTGTAGCACCTGCTTCAATGACGACATCATTAAATGGTGGAATGTTAAAAATTCACATAGGTGAAGGAAAAGACATCAACTTAGAAATTCCTATGTTCGCAGCTCAAGGATCAGTAGCGGCGGCAGCACCAACAGCTAAAATCGTAGAAGTTCAAGAAACTGCTGCAACTACTGAAACAAAAATAGAAGAATTACCTGCAAAGAAGTTAAGAACTTTAACTAAAAAGCATTTCAAAATAGAGAAAGTAGTATTAGGAGAAGAGACTAAGATAGAAGGAACTACTCTTACATTAAGAAAAGGTATAGAATTAGAAGCTGTAGAATCTCAAGAATTAGTAACTGCTATGACTTTAGAGATCATAACTCCGGCTGAGTATGATACTTACAGTGAGACTATCATGGACGTTCAACCGATAGCTACAAAAGAAGATGATAACTTCTTAGGAACAGGAAACACAAGAGTAATCGACGGTGTTATCGTAATGGTAACAGGTGTAGACGAAAATGGAGTACAAATAGGAGAATTCGGATCATCTGAAGGAATCTTATCTGAAAACATCATGTGGAACAGACCTGGATCACCTGATAAGGGAGATATCTTCATCAAAACTACAGTTACAATCAAAGCTGGAACAAACATGGAAAGACCTGGGCCGTTAGCAGCTCATACAGCAAGTGACTTTATCACTCAAGAGATCAGAAATGTCTTAAAGAAAATGGACGAGTCATTAGTTGTAGAAACTGAAGAATTAGTTCAATTCAGAAGACCTGGAAAGAAAAAAGTAGTAGTAATCAAAGAGATCATGGGACAAGGTGCGATGCATGACAACATCATCTTACCTACTGAACCTGCAGGGATCATGGGTGGAAAGCCAAACGTTGATTTAGGAAACTTACCTATCGTATTGTCTCCACTTGAAGTATTAGATGGAGGAGTTCATGCATTAACTTGTATCGGACCTGCATCAAAAGAGTGTACTAGACATTACTATAGAGAGCCATTAGTAATCGAAGCAATGAATGACCCTGAAATAGACTTATGTGCAGTTATATTTGTTGGAAGTCCACAAGTTAACTCTGAAAAATTCTATGTATCTGAGAGATTAGGTATGACAGTTGAAGCTTTAGACATAGAAGGAGCTATCGTTACAACTGAAGGATTTGGAAATAACCATATCGACTTCGCAAGTCATATTGAGCAAATCGGAATGAGAGGAATGAAAGTAGTAGGAATGTCATTCTCTGCAGTTCAAGGTGCATTAGTTGTAGGAAATAAATACATGGAACTTATGGTAGACAACAACAAATCTGAAGAGGGAATTGAAAATGAAGTTCTTGCTTGTAACACATTATGTAAAGAAGACGCTTTAAGAGCTCTTGGAATGTTAAAGTCAGCTATGGGTGGTTCAGAAGTTAAAGGACCTGAAAGAAAATGGAATCCTAACGTTAAAGAAGCAAACTTAGAAGCTGTAGAAGCTCATTTAGGATCAGACATAGAGAGAGTTTTAAATGAGACTTCTATCCCTATGAGTGAAAAAAGAGAATCAAAATTAAAAACTAAATAAGTCTAAATTATGAAATATGGAGTTAAATTATGAAATATGGAGACAGATTAGTAAAGATGCAGGGAATCATAGTACACATTTCAGACGGAGGAGTGGCTATGGATTTAAAGGGTAGGTTAGGTCACCTGACTGTACCTATGAGAATGCTGATAACTGATTATGAGTTAAAAGTAGGTCAAGAAGTAGAATTTAACATGAGTTTTCCAGAAGTAATGTCTGGAGAAGTAAATGAAAAATATGTAAGTAATATAGAAAAAAATAAAAGAGGAGGAAAATAGAATGGCAATAAAAGGTATGCAATCGGAAATATTTGTACCGATTACTCCTAAGTCAGTTTGGACACCAGTTACTAAGCCTTTAAACGAAATGAAAATCGGTTTAGCTACTGCAGCAGGGGTACATTTAAAGTCACAAGAAAGATTTAACTTCGCAGGAGATTTCACATATAGATTTATCCCAGGAGATGCACCTACATCAGAAATGATGGTATCTCATGGTGGGTATGATAACGGTGACGTAAACAAAGACGTTAACTGTATGTTCCCGGTAGATCCATTAAATGAATTAGTTAAAGAAGGATTCATCAAAGAAGTATCAGGAATCCATGCAGGATTCATGGGTGGAGGTGGAAACCAAGAGAAGTTTAAAAACGAAACTGGTCCTGCCATCGCAGCAAAATTTAAAGAAGACGGCGTAGACGCAGTAGTTTTAACAGCTGGCTGAGGAACTTGTCACCGTTCTGCTGTATTAGTACAGAGAGCGATTGAGGAATCGGGGATTCCTACAATAATCATCGCAGCATTACCACCAGTAGTAAGACAAGCTGGAACACCAAGAGCAGTAGCACCAAACGTACCAATGGGAGCTAACGCAGGTGAACCTAATAACCCTAAGATGCAAAAAGAGTTATTAGTAGCAACATTAGAAAAATTAATGGAAATTCAAACACCTGGTAAGATAATATCATTACCATTTGAATATATCGCAAAGGTATAATTTGAATTTTTAGGAGATTATATATGAAAAGTTTAAAAAGACGTAAGTTGCAAATAAAAGCTTTTCACATAGAGAGAGTGGTTTCTTCGGAAACCACTTTAATCTCTGGAAATACTCTGTTTCTAGGAACAGATATTAAAAATCCAGAGTTAATATCTCGATTAAAATATGTGAAAGAGTTAAGAATCGAGTTAATTAAGCCAAACGAAAGAGATAAGTTTGTTAATTCTATTGTGGACTTTATTCCTATTTCAACGAAGGTATTGGGTAAAATGGGAGAAGGAATAACTCATACATTGACAGGGGTCAATGTGATGTTAACTGCTATAGATGAAGATAATATTCAAGCAGCAGAATTCGGGTCTTCAGAAGGAGTATTATCAGAGCAGGTAGTATTTGGAAGAGCAGGAACTCCAAGAGAGGAAGATTTGATCATCCATGTGGATGTGACATTAGTATCAGGGGGAACCAAGGTTAGAAGTGGAATAGACCAATGTCACGAAATCTGCGACTATCTAGTTCAGCAGATAAGGGATGTTCTGAAAAAGTTAAATGGGAGAGATTGTACAGATAAATGTGAATTTTTTGACAATATCAGACCAGGAGGGAAAAAAGTAGTTATATTAAAGCAGGTTGCAGGACAGGGAGCTATGTATGATACTAGGATTTTTTCTACGGAACCATCTGGGTTTACGGGTGGAAAATCTATAATAGACTTAGGCAATATGCCTGTGCTCATAACTCCGAATGAATATAGAGATGGTGCTATAAGGGCCATGCATTAGGAGGGGTTAGATATGGGGATTGGACCTTCAACAAAGGAAACGACACTGCATCATTTTAGAGATCCGTTATTAGATGTGGTATCCAGTGATCAGGATATAGACTTATTGGGAATAATATTGGTAGGAACTCCTCAAGGGAATGAAGAGAAAAATTTTGTAGGGAAGAGAGCTGCAAATTTAATCGAAGCCATGAGAGCTGATGGTGTGATTTTTTCACTGGATGGTTGGGGTAATAGTCATGTGGACTATGAAAACACCATGAGAGAGATCGGTGAGAGGGAAATACCGGTAGTTGGACTTAGCTTTGTTGGAACTCAAGGTGAGTTCGTTGTGAAAAATAAATATATGGACACCATAGTTGATATAAATAAAAGTAAAGATGGTATTGAAACAGAGGTTGTAGGAGAAAATAATATGACCCGTTTAGACGCGAAAAAAGCTTTGGCCATGCTAAAGTTAAAAATAAGAAGGGGGAACAAATAATGAAAATCAACAAACAGATAATTGCTGTAGATTCACACACAATGGGAGAACCAACTAGAATAATCATCAGTGGATTACCAAAAATCCCTGGAAAAACAATGGCAGAAAAGAAAAGCTACTTAGAAAAGAATATGGATGATGTAAGAACATTATCTATGCACGAGCCTAGAGGACATGCTGATATGTTCGGTTCAATAATAGTTACACCTACAATTGATGAAGCAGATTTAGGAATAATCTTCATGGATGGTGGAGGTTACTTAAATATGTGCGGCCATGGGACTATCGGTGCTATGACAGTTGCAGTAGAAATGGGAATGGTAGAAGTTACTGAACCATACACAAATATCACAATGGAATCTCCTGCAGGATTAATAAGAGGTAGAGTTAGGGTAGAAGATGGAAAAGCATTGGAAGTATCATTTACAAATGTACCAGCATTCTTACATAAAGAAAATGTTAAGATAGACGTAGATGGAATAGGAACTCTTACTTTAGATGTTTCTTTCGGAGGAAGTTTCTTCGCTATATTAGAAGCTACTCAATTAGGATTAGATATATGCCCGGCGAACACAAATAAACTTTGTGAATTAGGTGTTAAAATCTTAAAGGCAGCCAATGAGCAAATCACAGTAAAACATCCTGAATTAGACCATATCAAGACAATCGATTTAGTTGAAATATACGGACCTGCAAAGAGTGAAGATGCTACCTTACAAAATGTCGTAGTATTCGGGGAAGGTCAGGTAGACAGATCTCCTTGTGGAACTGGAACGTGTGCTAAGATGGCAACTTTATTCACTAAAGGAAAGTTAGCTAAAGGTGAAAAATTTGTTTACGAGAGTATAATCGAGACTAAGTTCATCGGTGAAATACTTGACACAAATACTAAAGATGGAGTACAATATGTAATTCCACAGATTACAGCAAGTGCATATATTACAGGGATAAATCATCTATTGGTAGATCCAACAGATCCATTAAAATATGGATTCTCATTAAAATAAAATAAATATTGTAGAATAAATTATCTGTCGGCAGATCCAACGGATCCATTAAAATATGGATCCGCATTAAAATAAAAAGAACTTAGGGGGTATGAAATGGTACAAATATTACTGGGGATTTTAGGAATTATGGCTATTTGGTATTTAGTGGTTTTCGCTAAAGACTACAAAGAATTTAAAACGAATAACGCTGGAGTGGATGAAGGAAGTACGGCAGCACATGGAGGAATAGCTCTTGGAGTAAATTTCTTCGATACTTTGGGTATTGGTGGATTCGCACCGATGACGGCTCTTTTCAAACAATTTAACTTGGTTCATGATAGGATAATACCAGGAACTTTAAATACAGCAATGACTATTCCTGTAATAGCTGAAGCTTTTATATTTATCAAAAAAGTTGAAGTTGAACCAATAACATTAATATCTATGTTAGTAGCAGCAACTCTTGGAGCTATAATAGGAGCGGGTGTTGTAGCTAAGCTGGATGAGAAAAAAGTACAATTATACATGGGATCAGCATTAATAATTGTAGTATTGATAATGCTTGCTCAACAATTCGGATTGATTCAAGGCGGAGGAGAAGCAGTTGGCTTAACTGGAATTAAATTAGTTATAGCCGTAGTTGGAAACTTTATATTAGGAGCTCTTATGACTTTAGGAATAGGTCTATATGCCCCTTGTATGGCTTTAGTTTACGCTTTAGGTTTAAGTCCATTAGTGGCATTCCCAGTTATGATGGGTTCTTGTGCATACCTTATGCCGGCAGCAAGTGTAAAGTTTATTAAGGCAGGAGCTTATAATAGAAAAGCAACTTTAATGAATGCTACAATTGGTGTTGTAGGAGTAATTGTTGCGGCTTACTTAGTAACAGGATTATCTATAGCAATGTTAACTAAGGTAGTTATAGCAGTAGTATTATATACAGCTATTAAATTACTAAAGGATTCAAGAAAGGTCGTTTCAGTAGCAGCTTAATCATTAATTGGATATATTCCAAATTTGGTTTAATTCAATTTAACCTTCCCAGTTATTAGAGATACACTCTATTAACTGGGAAGGTTTTTTTATTATTCATTTTTATAATAAAGCATATTTTTATATGATATAACATCTATATTGATAAAGTATAGCTTGCAAAAATATTTTAGACTGTTTTTTTTTAAAAAATGAGAGGTAATTCATTAGGAAGGGATTGAGTATATTAATGGAGCAAAATTTAAAATCCATAATTTAAAATTTTTCCAACAAAAAATCATTTTCTTGATATAAGTGTACAATAATTGCTCACAAAAAGATGAAAAAATGATCTTTTTTCAATATTTTTGTTGACTTTTTCAGTGAAAAAGGGTTATATTGAGATGTAAAAAATTTAAATATATTCTCAAGGGGGAAAGATGTCAGTAAAAGTAGCAATAAATGGTTTTGGAAGAATTGGAAGGTTAGCGTTAAGAGTGATGGAAGATGACCCCGAATTTGAGGTAGTAGCAATAAATAGTATGAGTGGACCGGAGACTGCAGCATACCTGTTAAAATATGATACTGCCCAGGGAAGATTCAAAGAAGATTTGGTAAAGTATACAGAGGATGCAATAGTGATAGACGGCAGGGAAGTAGCTGTATTTACTGAAAGGGAAGCGGTAAATTTACCATGGGGAGAATTAGGAATAGATGTAGTTCTGGAATGCAGCGGGTTCTATACTTCAAAGGAAAAATCACAGGCTCATATAGATGCAGGAGCAAAAAAAGTAGTCATATCAGCACCAGCTTCAGGAGATATGAAAACGGTTGTATACAATGTAAATGATGATATTTTAGACGGAAGCGAAACGATAATATCAGGAGCCTCTTGTACAACCAACTGTTTAGCTCCAATCGTAAAAGTTTTGGATGATAAATTTGGCATAATAAGAGGATATATGACAACTGTTCATGCTTTTACAAACGATCAAAATACCCTGGATGGATCTCATAAAAAGGGAATTCACTCAAGAAGGGGAAGGACAGCAGCAG includes:
- the prdB gene encoding D-proline reductase (dithiol) protein PrdB yields the protein MAIKGMQSEIFVPITPKSVWTPVTKPLNEMKIGLATAAGVHLKSQERFNFAGDFTYRFIPGDAPTSEMMVSHGGYDNGDVNKDVNCMFPVDPLNELVKEGFIKEVSGIHAGFMGGGGNQEKFKNETGPAIAAKFKEDGVDAVVLTAGUGTCHRSAVLVQRAIEESGIPTIIIAALPPVVRQAGTPRAVAPNVPMGANAGEPNNPKMQKELLVATLEKLMEIQTPGKIISLPFEYIAKV
- the prdC gene encoding proline reductase-associated electron transfer protein PrdC, translated to MKNFKFVLKMAVGAPSKSIVKIDEEVKRGQCIAEPISLGCKIHSSVNGVVKKITDSYIEIQQTEENSNDYLKIKECETISEYAFEAGIVGSGGAGFPSHIKLSTKLNGGYVLANAAECEPVLSHNVELMEQNPEIVVKGVKYAMESTGAKMGYIAMKPKYLKAAMAIGKVLKNYENIEIKWLPNMYPAGDERVIVREVLGIELQPGELPSKADAVVFNVETLKNLVLAVEDRKPVIDKDITVGGRVVNAEKGKVFTDVPIGATVKEYIEKSGGYILPYGEIVAGGPFTGSAITEDTSITKTTGGILVAMPYPKDTRKVGIIACECGAGEERLTEIAHGMGGEVVAEAKCKRMVEVNGRYRCDKPGICPGQAEKVLFLKSQGAEVIITGTCEDUTNTVMTVAPRLGVPVYHSTDHILRGARHKIYRSKKN
- a CDS encoding CBO2463/CBO2479 domain-containing protein, giving the protein MKYGDRLVKMQGIIVHISDGGVAMDLKGRLGHLTVPMRMLITDYELKVGQEVEFNMSFPEVMSGEVNEKYVSNIEKNKRGGK
- the prdA gene encoding D-proline reductase (dithiol) proprotein PrdA, which translates into the protein MSITVETAKEHAMDHAVSCCRFEAGTIIEPSNLEDPAIFFDLEESGLLKFDENSLTIGEVLGAKLIKTAEALTPLTADMLEGLNVQTEEVKEEVKEEVVGTPTAATEAVAPASMTTSLNGGMLKIHIGEGKDINLEIPMFAAQGSVAAAAPTAKIVEVQETAATTETKIEELPAKKLRTLTKKHFKIEKVVLGEETKIEGTTLTLRKGIELEAVESQELVTAMTLEIITPAEYDTYSETIMDVQPIATKEDDNFLGTGNTRVIDGVIVMVTGVDENGVQIGEFGSSEGILSENIMWNRPGSPDKGDIFIKTTVTIKAGTNMERPGPLAAHTASDFITQEIRNVLKKMDESLVVETEELVQFRRPGKKKVVVIKEIMGQGAMHDNIILPTEPAGIMGGKPNVDLGNLPIVLSPLEVLDGGVHALTCIGPASKECTRHYYREPLVIEAMNDPEIDLCAVIFVGSPQVNSEKFYVSERLGMTVEALDIEGAIVTTEGFGNNHIDFASHIEQIGMRGMKVVGMSFSAVQGALVVGNKYMELMVDNNKSEEGIENEVLACNTLCKEDALRALGMLKSAMGGSEVKGPERKWNPNVKEANLEAVEAHLGSDIERVLNETSIPMSEKRESKLKTK
- a CDS encoding sulfite exporter TauE/SafE family protein; protein product: MVQILLGILGIMAIWYLVVFAKDYKEFKTNNAGVDEGSTAAHGGIALGVNFFDTLGIGGFAPMTALFKQFNLVHDRIIPGTLNTAMTIPVIAEAFIFIKKVEVEPITLISMLVAATLGAIIGAGVVAKLDEKKVQLYMGSALIIVVLIMLAQQFGLIQGGGEAVGLTGIKLVIAVVGNFILGALMTLGIGLYAPCMALVYALGLSPLVAFPVMMGSCAYLMPAASVKFIKAGAYNRKATLMNATIGVVGVIVAAYLVTGLSIAMLTKVVIAVVLYTAIKLLKDSRKVVSVAA
- the gap gene encoding type I glyceraldehyde-3-phosphate dehydrogenase gives rise to the protein MSVKVAINGFGRIGRLALRVMEDDPEFEVVAINSMSGPETAAYLLKYDTAQGRFKEDLVKYTEDAIVIDGREVAVFTEREAVNLPWGELGIDVVLECSGFYTSKEKSQAHIDAGAKKVVISAPASGDMKTVVYNVNDDILDGSETIISGASCTTNCLAPIVKVLDDKFGIIRGYMTTVHAFTNDQNTLDGSHKKGIHSRRGRTAAGNMVPTTTGAATALGKVIPHLDGKLGGAAIRVPTVTGSCIDLMVRLKTKVEAEDINRAMKEASNETLGYTEDPIVSSDCIGMHYGSLFDSQCTTVMTVDGYQIIKVLAWYDNEMSYTAQLVRTCKKISNI
- a CDS encoding polyprenyl synthetase family protein, producing the protein MKEYLKERRDLVDLVIEECLNELKYPKVIAEGMKYSVLNGGKRLRPILLLMTLDLLGVQEKKGVPMSVAIEMIHSYSLVHDDLPALDNDDYRRGKFSTHKKFGEAEAILIGDALLTHAFNLITREDIEPSKIVELIKLTSSYAGVNGMIGGQMVDIESEGKEIDLPTLQYIHTHKTGKLLMLPVECACIIAGAGDERREVLKRYAELIGLAFQIKDDILDIEGTFEEIGKPVGSDRELLKSTYPSIFGMEKTKEILDEKVEEAKRLMFDAFGEEAKWHMKLADYIGNRRK
- a CDS encoding glycine/sarcosine/betaine reductase component B subunit, whose product is MGIGPSTKETTLHHFRDPLLDVVSSDQDIDLLGIILVGTPQGNEEKNFVGKRAANLIEAMRADGVIFSLDGWGNSHVDYENTMREIGEREIPVVGLSFVGTQGEFVVKNKYMDTIVDINKSKDGIETEVVGENNMTRLDAKKALAMLKLKIRRGNK
- the prdD gene encoding proline reductase cluster protein PrdD, whose translation is MKSLKRRKLQIKAFHIERVVSSETTLISGNTLFLGTDIKNPELISRLKYVKELRIELIKPNERDKFVNSIVDFIPISTKVLGKMGEGITHTLTGVNVMLTAIDEDNIQAAEFGSSEGVLSEQVVFGRAGTPREEDLIIHVDVTLVSGGTKVRSGIDQCHEICDYLVQQIRDVLKKLNGRDCTDKCEFFDNIRPGGKKVVILKQVAGQGAMYDTRIFSTEPSGFTGGKSIIDLGNMPVLITPNEYRDGAIRAMH
- a CDS encoding proline racemase; protein product: MKINKQIIAVDSHTMGEPTRIIISGLPKIPGKTMAEKKSYLEKNMDDVRTLSMHEPRGHADMFGSIIVTPTIDEADLGIIFMDGGGYLNMCGHGTIGAMTVAVEMGMVEVTEPYTNITMESPAGLIRGRVRVEDGKALEVSFTNVPAFLHKENVKIDVDGIGTLTLDVSFGGSFFAILEATQLGLDICPANTNKLCELGVKILKAANEQITVKHPELDHIKTIDLVEIYGPAKSEDATLQNVVVFGEGQVDRSPCGTGTCAKMATLFTKGKLAKGEKFVYESIIETKFIGEILDTNTKDGVQYVIPQITASAYITGINHLLVDPTDPLKYGFSLK